A stretch of the Jeotgalibacillus malaysiensis genome encodes the following:
- a CDS encoding DNA-dirted DNA polymerase, which yields MLTKENTDVLASLNVEAISNYTEMMKHGHFVVLDIETTGFHPGKGATIIEIGAVRILNGEIQDKYQRFIDPQMKIPKKIVEHTGITNEMVDGKPTIGEVLPEFHEYIGDAVVVIHNEGFDWKRFLVPMFERVGIHMKNPVICTLKLFRRALPNQKAEGYKLGTLANLFGVSLDNAHRADEDAYATAEVFLKVYEYVIDPETVEVRQHIVKPVEHTPAEVKRVRYWEKQITKKKVMKRHYISLRHEDNFGTVYFDIPTKVWYNKDFPLPLDFKKVEQAVLEFLSLETVRALQEFKN from the coding sequence ATGTTGACGAAAGAAAATACAGATGTGTTGGCATCATTGAATGTTGAAGCCATCTCAAACTATACAGAAATGATGAAACATGGACATTTTGTCGTCCTTGATATTGAAACGACTGGTTTTCATCCAGGAAAAGGTGCGACGATTATTGAAATTGGAGCCGTTCGGATTCTCAATGGCGAAATTCAAGATAAGTATCAACGCTTCATTGACCCTCAGATGAAAATTCCGAAAAAGATTGTAGAACACACGGGAATTACAAACGAAATGGTGGATGGGAAGCCAACTATCGGCGAAGTCCTGCCGGAGTTTCACGAATACATCGGGGACGCTGTTGTCGTCATTCATAATGAAGGGTTCGACTGGAAACGGTTCCTTGTTCCAATGTTTGAACGAGTTGGTATTCATATGAAGAATCCTGTCATCTGTACACTAAAACTTTTCCGTCGTGCCCTTCCAAATCAAAAAGCAGAGGGATATAAACTGGGAACACTTGCAAATCTTTTTGGTGTCTCGTTAGACAATGCTCACCGTGCAGATGAAGATGCGTATGCGACTGCAGAAGTGTTCTTAAAAGTGTATGAGTATGTGATTGACCCTGAAACAGTTGAGGTTCGCCAGCATATTGTAAAGCCGGTTGAACACACACCTGCTGAGGTCAAACGAGTTCGCTATTGGGAAAAGCAAATCACGAAGAAAAAAGTGATGAAACGCCATTATATCTCACTGCGACATGAAGATAATTTTGGAACAGTATACTTTGATATTCCAACAAAAGTTTGGTATAACAAAGACTTTCCGCTTCCTTTAGACTTTAAAAAAGTAGAGCAGGCGGTATTGGAATTCCTATCGTTAGAAACTGTCCGTGCTTTGCAAGAATTTAAAAATTGA